Proteins encoded together in one Thermococcus barophilus MP window:
- a CDS encoding helicase HerA-like domain-containing protein: MPEITEELGSFEKIGVVTGESTHVEFYFAVEDEKMPQVWDYVVVPSNELIDGEEKRVLVLGQITSIIAYSPGLTEYVPYSVAEKLKEAEIIEPRNLAKVKILGFLHNGTVLMPRRTIYPGTYVYLAPDDILTEVYSYPEEEGLYIGNLITRPSVKVNLTIRGFRRHLAILAQTGAGKSYTAGVLLEELYKKGATVIVLDPHADYVFISKDPEGKKKVLKRVRVFRTLESTGRYTKEEIGHVETFEIKFADLSLEEIFTIAGINENWTNIMKAIEDALERLKNSSKNYTLDDLITALQTSDNNNALRALTYIKRLKKLKVFGDSTTPIGEFLQPQSIAVMDLSGLNDNVADYIAYKILSEAYNQRESGKYEYPIFILIEEAHRFIPKNQNTLSKRIVKKIAAEGRKFGVFLILVTQRPQKIDSDVLSQCNSQIIMRMTNPEDQKAVRMSAEQVSEDLLRDLPGLNVGEAIIVGEVTKMPVMVKIRKRMTKEGGADIDIVAKLREAMKAAEEYEKNLDNVIREELEKIKSIVEV; encoded by the coding sequence ATGCCCGAGATTACAGAAGAGTTAGGTTCCTTTGAAAAGATTGGAGTTGTTACTGGAGAAAGCACCCATGTCGAGTTTTATTTTGCAGTTGAAGATGAGAAAATGCCACAAGTATGGGACTATGTGGTTGTTCCGTCAAATGAATTGATTGATGGAGAGGAAAAAAGAGTCTTGGTGTTGGGGCAGATAACTTCAATAATAGCATATTCTCCAGGATTGACAGAATATGTGCCATATTCAGTGGCTGAAAAGCTTAAAGAGGCTGAAATAATAGAGCCAAGAAATCTTGCCAAAGTTAAAATTCTTGGATTTCTTCATAATGGAACTGTTCTAATGCCTCGACGAACTATTTATCCCGGAACCTATGTGTATTTGGCTCCTGATGACATTTTAACTGAAGTTTATTCATATCCAGAGGAAGAGGGTCTTTACATAGGCAACTTAATAACAAGACCAAGCGTTAAAGTCAATCTCACGATTAGGGGATTTAGACGGCATTTGGCTATCTTGGCACAAACAGGTGCAGGAAAAAGCTACACTGCCGGCGTATTGCTTGAAGAACTTTACAAAAAAGGAGCCACTGTCATTGTGTTAGATCCCCATGCAGATTATGTGTTTATCTCAAAAGATCCAGAAGGAAAGAAAAAAGTGCTAAAGAGGGTTAGAGTATTTAGAACCTTAGAAAGTACTGGAAGATACACAAAAGAAGAAATTGGGCACGTGGAGACTTTTGAAATTAAGTTTGCAGACTTGTCTCTTGAAGAAATCTTTACAATAGCTGGAATCAATGAAAACTGGACCAACATTATGAAGGCTATTGAAGATGCTTTGGAGAGATTAAAGAATAGCAGTAAGAATTACACGTTAGATGACTTGATTACAGCATTGCAGACTTCAGATAACAACAACGCCCTTCGTGCTCTCACGTACATAAAGAGACTCAAAAAACTCAAAGTATTTGGAGACTCAACCACCCCAATAGGAGAGTTCCTACAACCCCAAAGCATTGCAGTTATGGATCTCTCTGGATTAAATGATAATGTTGCGGACTACATAGCTTACAAAATACTTTCAGAGGCGTACAATCAAAGAGAAAGTGGTAAATATGAGTATCCAATCTTTATTTTGATCGAAGAAGCACACAGATTTATTCCTAAAAACCAGAATACTCTCTCCAAAAGAATCGTTAAGAAAATCGCAGCAGAGGGTAGAAAATTTGGAGTCTTCTTGATTTTAGTAACTCAGAGACCCCAGAAAATTGATAGCGATGTTCTGAGCCAATGTAACAGCCAGATAATCATGAGAATGACGAATCCTGAGGATCAAAAAGCCGTCAGAATGAGTGCTGAGCAGGTTAGCGAGGATCTTCTTAGAGATTTGCCAGGATTAAATGTTGGAGAGGCTATTATTGTTGGGGAAGTTACTAAGATGCCGGTTATGGTCAAGATTAGAAAACGCATGACCAAAGAAGGTGGAGCAGATATTGACATCGTTGCAAAGCTTAGAGAAGCAATGAAAGCTGCTGAGGAATACGAGAAAAACTTAGACAATGTAATAAGGGAAGAATTGGAAAAAATAAAGAGTATTGTGGAAGTGTAG
- a CDS encoding DNA repair exonuclease — protein sequence MRIAHISDTHLGYRQYNLDERENDIYDAFNEAIDIIIEERVDVVIHAGDFFDTPRPPIKALYVAKEAIKRLHENGVKILTVLGEHDTPKRRAMPPHKLLDIPILGIGEVNVVEVNGVGFFGISNMKGKRVDLLKQELSKVDALANRYSKAVLIAHQGIKKYLPFEGAYELELGDLPKEIDYYAFGHIHRRTFEKFGRGYLAYSGSIEILSRSEITDWKRDGKGIYIVDLEGDLPEVHKISLQQIRPQFELSYSEGDVIEELKAFLYNLLKNPLDKSPILRINISGEGIRKPEILEKVQYLLRKMVPEKVLRYDVHFVGSDAPITITAEELGKIVDLEELFIEYLGDETLGHLAFELYKSLQYGDVEGGIEICKEYLEGRK from the coding sequence ATGAGAATTGCCCATATTTCTGACACTCATTTGGGATATCGGCAGTACAACTTAGATGAAAGAGAAAATGACATTTATGATGCTTTCAATGAAGCCATTGACATCATAATTGAAGAAAGGGTCGATGTAGTTATTCATGCTGGAGATTTCTTTGACACTCCGAGACCACCAATCAAAGCCCTTTATGTGGCAAAGGAAGCAATTAAGCGATTGCATGAAAATGGGGTTAAGATTTTAACAGTACTTGGGGAACATGATACTCCAAAGAGAAGAGCAATGCCACCACATAAGCTTTTGGATATCCCCATTCTAGGAATTGGAGAGGTAAATGTTGTGGAAGTCAACGGAGTTGGATTTTTTGGAATATCAAACATGAAAGGGAAAAGGGTTGACCTACTAAAACAAGAGCTTTCAAAAGTTGATGCTCTAGCGAACAGATATTCAAAGGCTGTCTTAATTGCTCATCAGGGCATAAAGAAATACTTACCCTTTGAAGGTGCATATGAGCTTGAACTTGGGGATTTACCAAAGGAAATAGACTATTATGCATTTGGACACATTCATAGGAGAACCTTTGAAAAGTTTGGCAGAGGATATTTAGCATATTCGGGCTCAATTGAAATACTGAGTCGCAGTGAAATAACCGATTGGAAAAGAGATGGAAAGGGCATCTACATTGTTGATCTCGAAGGGGACCTCCCAGAGGTACATAAAATTTCCCTCCAGCAAATACGCCCTCAATTTGAACTTTCATATTCCGAGGGTGATGTTATTGAAGAATTAAAGGCTTTTCTCTACAATTTGCTTAAAAATCCTCTAGATAAATCCCCCATCTTGAGGATAAATATCAGTGGAGAGGGTATCAGAAAACCAGAAATCCTTGAAAAGGTCCAATATTTGCTAAGAAAAATGGTTCCAGAAAAAGTGTTAAGGTATGATGTCCATTTTGTTGGAAGTGATGCCCCCATTACCATTACTGCAGAAGAGCTTGGCAAGATTGTAGATTTAGAGGAACTTTTCATAGAGTACCTTGGGGATGAAACCTTAGGTCATTTAGCATTCGAACTTTACAAATCCCTTCAATATGGAGACGTTGAGGGAGGAATAGAGATTTGTAAGGAATACTTGGAGGGAAGGAAATGA